Within the Senegalia massiliensis genome, the region ACTGATATAATATTAAATATAGAAATAAAAAACAATATCATTAACTATCCAGGTATAGAAGAAAAGGTAGTAAAATTGATTAAAAAGTATGAAATAGAAAAAAGAGTAATAGTATCATCATTTAATCACAATACCATATATAAAATTAAAGATATAGATGAAAATATAAAAACAGGAATACTATATAGTAGAAATATAAAAAGACCTATAAGGTTTGCAAAAAATATAAAAGCAGATGCACTTCATCCAAAATTTAAAAGATTAACTATAAAACTTATGCTAAAAGCAAAACTTACATCCTTAGATGTAAATACATTCACTATAAACACAGAAAAATATTTTGAAAAATGCTTTAAATATAGAGTAAATGGCATAATAACAGATTATCCAGATAAAGCAATAAATTTTAAAAAGAGGTGGATTAATGGCTAAAATTTTAATTGCAGAAGATGAAATGAGAATAAGAAAGCTTATAGTAGATTATTTAGAAAATGAAAACTATAGTGTAATTGAAGCAGAAAATGGTGAAAAAGCTCTTCAAGAATTTTATCTAAATGGTGATATAAATTTAGTAATACTAGATATAATGATGCCTAAGAAAACAGGACTTGAAGTATTAAATGAAATAAGAAAAGAATCAAATATACCAGTTCTTATACTAACAGCACTTGGTAGCACAGAAGATGAAATAAGAGGTTTAGAATTAGGGGCAGATGATTATATTACTAAACCATTTAAATACAAGATATTTATAGCAAGAATAAAAGCAGCACTTAGAAGAGTACAAAAAACAGAAGATAAATATAATATAGAAGGTTTAAATATAGATAAAAACAAAAGAGAAGTGAAATTAAATGGAGAAGTTTTGCAACTAAGTCCAAGGGAATATAATTTACTTTTATATCTAATAGAAAATAGAAATATTGCACTAAAAAGAGATAATATATTAGATGCAGTTTGGGGATATGATTTCTATGGGGACCCTAGAACCATTGATACACATATAAAATTATTACGCTCAAAACTTGGAAGTGTAGGAGATAAAATAAAAACAGTAAGAGCTGTTGGATATAGATTTGAGGTGGAATAATGAAAAATTCCATAAGATATAAATTATTTGGAGTGTTTTTAGTAATAATTACACTATTTATAGTAATATTTTTGATAAGTTCATTTTTTCTAGACGACATTTTCATATTTGAAAATAAAAGAATAATGAAAAATGCATATAACCGATTTGATACAACACTTCAAAATAGAAATATAACTGAAAATGATTTGATAGAATTAGTAGAAACCATAGGTGGAAATATTACAATATTAAGTTCAAACTTAAACTTACAAATAACTACATCTAGATATGAAGAAAATGATCTTTCAAATATAGATATTTTAGAACAAATAGAATATTTAAGGTTAAAAAAAGGAAAGAATTTTACTTCAGTTGTATCAGAAAATATAAATAACGATGATAAAAGCATATTTTTCATAGGTGAATTAGCAAGTGGAGGATTTTTCATAGGTCAAAAAGCAATAAAAGAAATAGAAAAAAGTGCTCAAATAGCAAGGCTTTTTTTAGTAATAGCAAGTATAGGAACTCTTTTAATAGGTACAGCTATAGTATACTTTTTATCTCAAAAACTTACAAAACCAATAATGGAGATAAACAATGTAGCAGGAGAAATATCAAAATTAAACTTTAATGAAAAAGTAGAAGTGAAAAGTGATGATGAAATAGGTAGATTAGGAACAAGTATAAACCATATATCAAATAAACTAAATACAGTATTAACAGAACTCACATTAGCAAACTCTAAGCTTAGAGAAGATATAGAAAAAGAAAAAGAATTAGAAAAAATGCGTAGAAAGTTTGTATCAAATGTATCTCATGAACTAAAAACTCCTATAAGCATGATAGCTGGATATATAGAAGGATTAAAATATAATATAGCAAAAACTAAAGAAGATAAAGAATACTATTATGATGTAATAATAGATGAAACAGATAAAATGAACAATTTAATAAATGATCTTCTTACATTATCATCATACGAATCAGGAAATTTTTCTATAAACAAAGAAAATATAGACATATCCCATTTGTTAAAAAATATAATAGATAAATATAAAAGAAATATTGAAGAAAAAAATTTAAACTTAATTATTGATATACCAGAAGGATTAAATATAAATGCTGATAGCTTAAGAGTAGAACAGATAATAACTAACTTTATGAATAATGCATTGAAATATGGAGAAGAAGGAGGGGATATAAAAATAACTTTAGAAGATTTAGAAGATAAAATAAAATTATCTTTCTATAATTCTGGAGATAAAATAGATGAAAAAGAATTAGAAAATATATGGACTAGTTTTTATAAAGCAGATTCGGACAAAAAACACATTAATTCAGGTACTGGACTAGGCCTTGCCATAGTAAGGGCTATAGTAGAACTTCATGGTGGAGACTATGGAGCTATAAATAAAAAAGATGGAGTAGAATTTTTTGTGGCTTTACCAAAACAGACTTATCTAGTATAATAGAGTTGATGTGAAAAAAACAACAAGGGAGAGTGTTTTAAATGGAAAAAGCAGTAATTAGAATGAGAATGAGTATGCACGATGCTCACTATGGAGGAAATCTAGTGGAT harbors:
- a CDS encoding response regulator transcription factor, which encodes MAKILIAEDEMRIRKLIVDYLENENYSVIEAENGEKALQEFYLNGDINLVILDIMMPKKTGLEVLNEIRKESNIPVLILTALGSTEDEIRGLELGADDYITKPFKYKIFIARIKAALRRVQKTEDKYNIEGLNIDKNKREVKLNGEVLQLSPREYNLLLYLIENRNIALKRDNILDAVWGYDFYGDPRTIDTHIKLLRSKLGSVGDKIKTVRAVGYRFEVE
- a CDS encoding glycerophosphodiester phosphodiesterase, which produces MLPIIYAHRGAKAYAPENTMAAFKLAIDMESEGIETDVHLSKDGHLVLIHDEKVNRTTNGKGYIKDMTLEEIRKLDAGVKFSEKFKGEKIPTLEELICLIKNTDIILNIEIKNNIINYPGIEEKVVKLIKKYEIEKRVIVSSFNHNTIYKIKDIDENIKTGILYSRNIKRPIRFAKNIKADALHPKFKRLTIKLMLKAKLTSLDVNTFTINTEKYFEKCFKYRVNGIITDYPDKAINFKKRWING
- a CDS encoding sensor histidine kinase; the protein is MKNSIRYKLFGVFLVIITLFIVIFLISSFFLDDIFIFENKRIMKNAYNRFDTTLQNRNITENDLIELVETIGGNITILSSNLNLQITTSRYEENDLSNIDILEQIEYLRLKKGKNFTSVVSENINNDDKSIFFIGELASGGFFIGQKAIKEIEKSAQIARLFLVIASIGTLLIGTAIVYFLSQKLTKPIMEINNVAGEISKLNFNEKVEVKSDDEIGRLGTSINHISNKLNTVLTELTLANSKLREDIEKEKELEKMRRKFVSNVSHELKTPISMIAGYIEGLKYNIAKTKEDKEYYYDVIIDETDKMNNLINDLLTLSSYESGNFSINKENIDISHLLKNIIDKYKRNIEEKNLNLIIDIPEGLNINADSLRVEQIITNFMNNALKYGEEGGDIKITLEDLEDKIKLSFYNSGDKIDEKELENIWTSFYKADSDKKHINSGTGLGLAIVRAIVELHGGDYGAINKKDGVEFFVALPKQTYLV